From a region of the Babesia bovis T2Bo chromosome 1, whole genome shotgun sequence genome:
- a CDS encoding putative integral membrane protein: protein MAKVVGHAFPLLGRRYGHFTGVSRSLFPALIAGGMFGRMIPFDTESIDVPFWGRGSSSRSFGTFLLGLTLGVGIGVVVYPRLPSMVHDWVSYLWQLISKMEFSWSSGSKSPEPSVEKEQHDTL from the coding sequence ATGGCCAAGGTTGTTGGACACGCATTCCCTCTTTTGGGTCGTAGATATGGTCACTTTACAGGTGTATCACGCAGTTTATTCCCGGCACTTATTGCTGGCGGCATGTTTGGGCGCATGATTCCATTTGATACTGAAAGTATAGACGTGCCTTTTTGGGGCCGTGGCAGTTCAAGTCGTAGTTTTGGCACCTTCTTACTGGGACTTACTTTGGGTGTAGGTATTGGTGTTGTTGTATACCCTCGTTTACCTTCTATGGTTCATGACTGGGTGTCATATCTGTGGCAGCTAATTTCTAAAATGGAATTTAGTTGGTCCAGTGGTTCTAAATCGCCTGAGCCGTCAGTGGAGAAGGAACAGCACGACACGTTGTAA